The Plasmodium vivax chromosome 12, whole genome shotgun sequence genomic interval GGTAAGTCGCGTAGGCGGTGTACAGGCGGGGGTGCCCCTCTCCCGTTACTTGGCCGCATAACCTCTTGGCTGCATCGCCTCATCACCTCATCGTCGTGGtatcgccgctcccccccaggCTGCTCAAACACAAATTTgacttcttcctcctgcgGGAAGACACCCACCTGCGAAAGGAAGGTAAGGAGAAAGTGGCTTCTCATTCGGAGCGGCACCGAGTGGTTAAGCAAGAGAAGGAAGGGGGCCTTCTACCGCACAGCCGCCATGAGGACTCCCTGTCGCTCCGAACTTCGCACGTCTCCCCTTTCACTTCTCTCAtcacttctccctcccctccccctccactCCCTAGAACCCGAGTGGGTGAAAGAATCCGTCACGGAGAACCTCCTGCGCAAGTTCGCGCGGGCCCAGAGGGTGCagcagaagaggaaggaggcAGACTTGGCGGTCCTGAACCGGTACCTCTCCATCACAGACGATAAAATAACGCTGAAGGAAAATTTGAgagtggaaagaaaaaaggcccCAGTGGAGGCGCGCAAGCCGGGGGAAGAGCGCTTCGACCCGGAGGGGGGTAAGCACAGAGGGGCAGTTGAGAGGAGCAGTCGAGAGGAGCAGTCGAGAGGAGCAGTCGAGAGGAGCAGTCGAGAGGAGCAGTTGAGAGGAGCAGTCGAGCGCAAAGGGTGATTGCAAAGGGTGATTGCAACGGATGAACGAGGAAACGCGTGCTGGCTCGCCAGTCGAAACCCCCCTCACATGGCGTGcctacttttctttttcttttcttccccagAGGAGGAGACCCTGAGCGACTGCTCTGTGGAGGGCCCGTCCAAGAAGCAGGTAAGGAGGGGCAGACGTGCGGTGATTCGACGGGATGGCACGTTGCAACGGCGCTTTTGTGGGGGGTGATTCGTCGAAGCGGAGTAGACACCACTCACCTTGCAATTGTAATCACCCTCCTCGCGGTTGCTACCACCCCCTTGCGGTTGCCACCGCCATTTTTCGgttgccccccccctgcagatcTTCATTTGCAGCCGGACGCAGTCGCAGCTGAACCAGTACTTCTCGGAGCTGAAGAAGATCGAGGAGAGGGTGGGAAGGGAGCTACCCATCAACATGGTCATCCTGGGGAGTAGGAAGCACCTCTGTGTGAACGAGGTGAGTGGGGGAAAGCAGCGGGAATGCCTCCTTTATGGGACGGCCCTCTTCTGGGCGCAGCGCACCCCCTGGCCAAACCCCACACAAAACCGCTTTAACTGTAAGAGCGCCTCAGAATGTACCCCTCCCCCTTACGCAGCCCTTCCTGAAGAAGCACAGGAGTGTGCACGAGCTGAACGACTGCTGCCGAAACAGCGACTGCAGGTATAAGCAAACGTTCAAGGAGAACATGCTGCGGAGGAGGCAGCGGAGGgagagaagaagaaacaaaatctGCTACGACTCGTCCTCATCGAGTGGGAGCagcggtggaggaagcggcggaagcggcgggggggCCGTGGACAACTACAGCCTGGTGTCCAAACTGATCAGCTGCAAAAATCTAACCATCAGCCAGGTGAAAGACATATGCGTGAGCGACCAGATAGAGGTGTGCCCCTACTACCTAAGTAGGGAGAACATCAAAAGCGCAGACATAGTCCTCCTGCCCTACGTGTGCATCCTAAACGAACATGTGAGGAAGGGCCTAAAAATaagcattaaaaataatatagtgATTTTTGATGAGGCCCAGAACATCATAGACAGCATAAATGATTCCAATTCGGTAGCCATACATTATGGGGACATTCTCTTttgcaaattaattttggAGCAATACTCCAAGAGATTTCAAGAGGTGCTAACCAATAGCAACTTGGTCTCGATTAAGCAGGTTGCCATCTACTGCGATTTGCTTCTGAGCTCGTTCAGAGACGTTAAAGAGAGCCTCGTGAAAGTCACCAAGTACATTTTGACATCTAAGTTAGATGCACTGAACCTGAATGAGATTTCCAACCTTCTTAGCAACTCTATCTTTTGCAGacgaattaaaatttttgcagAATCGTATCTGAGGAAGCACCTCCCCCAGCATGGTAGAGGCGCTCCGGCAACTGTCAACACGTCTGCCATTTATCTGCTCGGCGACTACACCAGCAAAATGATGCGGGCCAATCGGTACGACTATGTGTTTCTGCACAGAGGGGGCGGCGCGGAAGAGGGGGAACCGCCAACTGGAGGAGCGTCACGGGCGGCACCCAATAAACGGGGTGGCTTCCCCGCCGAGGGGGCGCCACACATGGGGAGGGCCAAGCGGGTGAGGAAGGAGGCCCCAGGGAAGCTGCACCAAGAGGTGGCTGCTGCAGAGGGTGACCCTCACAGGAGAGCTACCTCGAGGACGAGCCAGGATTCCCACGCCGCCGACCCGATGAACCCCCTCATGGAAGATCTATTGACGCGGAGAACGCCCCAAATGTGGCACCGCATAGAAATCGTCAGCGTGAGCTCCTGCAGCAACTTCGGGAAAGTCACCAACGACTGCAGCAACGTCATTCTAATTGGAGGGACTCTCCAGCCGATAGAAGAATTCCTCCTACTGTTTATGCACCGAAAGGAGAGGAACAATTCTGCGAAGCTGTTTCTGTCTGATTACATTTTCAAGCAGAGTAACGTGTTCTGCAGAGTCGTCAGCAGGAACCTAGTGACCTACGAACCCGTGGACAACACTTTCAAAAGGAGATCCGAAAAGACACACCTCCTTAACTTGGCCATCCAGATTCACCTCCTCACTCTGCACGTCCGCTTCGGcaacattgtttttttttcttcccacaAATTCTTGCGAGAGTTCTTCACCTTCCTACAGAATGAAGGCCAGTACGTCTTAACCGaaatgaggaaaagaaaaaacatctTTTTCGAGGAGAAGGATGGAGAGAGGGACGTCCTGAGGGACTACATGCAGGGCATCCAGCGGGTGAGAgatcaggggggggagaagaagaagaagaaggagaaggagaagaaggagaagaaggagaagaaggagaaggagaatgATGATGCTCCCTTAAAAAACGGCTGCATCCTTTTCTGCGTGATGAATGCAAAGCTCAGCGAGGGGATTAACTTTTATGATGACTTTTGTAGGAACGTTTTGCTGGTCGGCATCCCCTTCTTCAAACACGAGAGGGGTGGTGGCTCTGCCTCCGCTGGGGACCTCCCCCTTGATAGGAACTCCCTTCGTTTGGATTACTACCGGGCCTTCTCCGCGGACGTGGCGCCGTCCTCGCCGCGGCTGGGTAAGTGAAGCGCTGGCCCCCAGCTACCGCGCAGCAGCCACGCAGCGGTCACGCAGCTGCCACGTAGCTTCTTCGCAGCTTCACCGCCGCTataccgcttcaccgccgcAGAGCGCCTAGTGGGAGACATGTGCAGGACGTACGAGCTCAAGTTCGCCATGAAGATAGTCAACCAGTGCATCGGAAGGAGCCTCCGCCACGTGGACGACtactcctccttcttcttcctggaCCATCGGTTCGCCAACAAGGATTTCTCGGacctcttcccctccttcatCGGAGCCCACTTGGCTgccaccaaagggggggactCCTCCCAGCAGGACCAACGGGGAGGAGGTACCTTCCTGCAGGAGAAAGCAAAACTGACGGAGGTCTTCGAAGATTTCAGGCGCCACTACAGCAGGGCCTTCCCCGATATCCCCTTCGCGCAGCACGACGAGGGCCACTGGGGCAGCTTCGCGCGGGACGTCTTCCTCCTGCGCGAGTTCCACGAGGGGAGGAGAGCCGCCGGGTTAGCAAAAGGGTAGCAAGGGGTAGCGGTGGGGTAGCAAGGGGTAGCAAGGGGTAGCGGTGGGGTAGCAAGGGGTAGCAAGGGGTAGCGGTGGGGTAGCACTACTCCGTGGCTTCTCCATGGCCGCTCCATGGCTGCTCTCCCCACGTCGACagattaaaaaggaaggcacACACCAGCTGGGCAttgaaagggggggaagtgagCCGGCTAGGCAGCTCAGCCGCTCAACTGCTACACAAGGTAAGCCACAGGTcgaaggggaacaaaaaaaacgggggcAGATGCCAagacgagaaaaaaaaaaaaaaaaaaaaaaaaaagaaaaaaaagcaaaagaaagcaaagaaaacaaagaaaaataaagcaaagaAAACAAAGCACAACAAAGCTACGCAAACCAAAGCGAAGCAACGCAACGCACGCAACGCAAACCAAAGCAGTCGTCTAACCTGCACCGATTTTAACCCATCTAGTGCGCCACTAGCAACAAGAACGTAGGAGGAActccttttctcctcctttcaACGGCggtcaaaaaaagaagaagacaGCCACAGGGGGTCCCTGCACCATTGCACCACTGCAGCACTGCAGCACTGCGGGGTGGctctacttcttccccttctccactGCACCCGCGTACACGTCGCTGCCCTTCACGTTAACATTCTCATTCGTCACTCGCTTGATGGTCTCGTTCATTATGTTGATTCCTTGTTTGCTCTTCTCTCGCACCGTGTTGATTATGgcctgaggggggggaggaggtccaaatggggaaggcTGCCCAAGTGGGGGAGGCAGCCAAGTGGGGCCACTCCGCCGCTCTGCCGCTTTATAGCTCTACCGTTCTGCCTACCCGCTCCACGAGGCTCTTCATGTAACCGAAGCCGTTAATGTCCAGGGTGGTGGTCTGCTTGTAGTGGGTTTGGCtatctgcagggggggggaacgtGGGCATAGGGAAGGGTGCGCCAAtcgggggaagcgaaaagaGAAAGACACTCCTTCGCACCTGCGACTCGCACCCGCTTATCGAAGCCGCGCCTCGCAGTTGCTTCACCTCTCCAACTGCACACCTACCGTTGCCCGCCTTCTGAAGGTACACGCACTTCTCCGTCAAGTTGACCAGGGGGGTCAGCGTGTAGTTAACGGTGCTCACCGTCAGCTTTTTCTCCCTCAAGTTAATGTCTATATCTTCTATGCCTACGCCCCGCCCGTCTATGTTGAGGAGGTTgcctgggggaggggggaagacgcaTCGGTGGGGAGGCACCACTGTGCATGCTGCTCCTCTGCCCGGATGGgctgccccatttggagTGACAGCGGGGTAGTGACTCACGGAAGAGCTTCGGGATGAAGTACTGCAGGTGCACGACCCTCCTCATCCTGAGCGTCTGCTCCTTCGCGTCGATGCATCTGTCAATCACGTCGATGCTCTTGATGTGGTTCTGCGCGTTGTTCGGGTACTTCTGCAGGAAGGCCGtctgcgcaggggggaggcagtGAATGGGAAGCAGTTAATAAGAAGCAGTGAATGGGAAAAGAGGCATCCCGGGCGAGCCGCCTCTCCACTCTTCAGTGTGCCGCCCCCCTGCAGGCGCACCCTTACCGTGACGGTTCCCCAGTCGTATTGATACATATGCTCCTGCTCAAACAGCTTCATCTCGTGGCTCAGGGGGAGTGGCAGCAGGGAAGAAGGGAGAAAGGAGAAGGGGGCAGCCAGCGGAGCGATCCGGAGAGGAGAGTTACCCCCAAGGCGCGTCACCAAAttgaaaggataaaaaaagggggaagcgccaGAGCAGCAGATTGATCACAAACAGGGGGAGATACACAGTACACGACAGAGCCccttcctttcctttcccttcactttaaaaatttacagcTTCGCACTGTTGCattgaaaaaggggggattAAACTTGCAAAGGGGCATACACTCACGGTCCCCTCATTGTGCATGCGCGTGTGCTCCTCTCACCCTcgcgggggaaaaacagCGTGGGAAAGAGCAGTGAGCGAAGTTCAGGAGGTTCTTCCACCCGGTGAACAGTCAAGGAGCAGGTCGCAGGAgactcttcctccccccgtgAACAAGCAGCTTTGGCAATTCAGGGGGGAAGATGTCACCCGTTTGGGCGTTAGCGCGATGTTGActtgtttgctttttttactGCATTATAATTACTGCATTATAATTACTGCATTATAACTACTGCGTTATAGTTGCTGCGCTATAATTGCTGCGTTATttttctgcgttttttttttttttttttttttttctttccgcGGGTCTGCCAACCGGCAGTGCTAACCATCAGGAACTTCCCACGCGGGCATACCGACTTGTGGCCCCTCCGCATGTCCACAAGATAAAACCCCACGTGCGTGCATGAGGGGACCCCCGCATCCTCCGCATGGAACATCGCCGTTGATACATTTGCTTTACCGAGGGAGTCTCCCCCAACGGGTGTGTCTTCCCCCCGTTGGTATGGTCACGTTTGGGGGAAGTTGCCCATTCGGTTGTGGTGCCGCCTCACGGTGACGACTCACGGGGCCGCCTCACTCTGCCTTCTTGCACACTTTCCATCCGTGgttgttctccccccttttttgttaacccctttaaaaggggggaagtctttttttttaaagcagcCCTTTCAACTAAAttgtcacatttttttttttttttttccaaagcgATGTGGTGATAGGCTAAGCAGGGGGTACTCCATGGAAGCTCTTCCCCTGCTTCGTCACCCCGCCGGTGTAGCCCCCCCCTGACATGGTCAGTGGtgcttcgcatttttttttttcctttacgcGCTGCATACAGTCACTGCGAAAGTGTTTTCCAGCCCGTTCGTGCTTGGCCAAATTAGATGAGCTTTGTCCatgtagcttttttttttttttttttttttttggagcaGCTCAAAATTTGCGGCAGCGCCATTTTGTTCGCCTGGGGTCTTCGCTGCCGTTTCGTCACACCGTTGGGTCAGCGGGTGCTGAGGGCACTTCGTCCCACCGCTGCTACTGCTGCCGCTGCGGCTTCGGGCGCGCCCCCCTGTGGTGCCACTTTGCCGCCCACCCCATTTTGAGTTTTTTCTCCGCGCACACACTGCCTGCACAGTGCAGGCGGAGCAGGGGGAGTTctaaggcgaaaaaaaaaaaacaaaaaaaaggcaaaaaaaaacaaaaaaaaaacaaaaaaaaaacaaaaaaaaaaaaaaaaaaacagaaaaatacaaaaaaaaacaaacaaaaccGAAACTCATACCGAGACGCAAGCCACACCAAACAGCGACGCATAGCGAGACGCACACCGAAACGCTGAAGAGCTGAAGAAAATCGCGAAAAGGACAAAGCTGGCCGTAGGTGAAGCCGGCGGAAGGTGAAGCCCGCGGAAGGCGAGGCGCGAACGGGAACCACCGTCGATCGAGCGTAGCAGGGCCCCCTAAAAGGATCGCCCTCAAGCAACAGAGTTCAACCACGCCCCCAAGAAGATGAGCGGCTGGCTGCTCAACCTACTGGCAAACACCAAGTTCCACGTCGACAGAGCCAGAGTaaccttcctcttcctttccaACCTGCTCCTCATTAACATCCCACTGAAAaatgttcaggtgaaaaataTCTCCTTCCAATTTgactttataaaaagaataatcgcatttttttccaaaaaaaaaaaaaaaaaaaaaaaaaacaaagcatcaccatgggggaagaaggagatCCACGTCGAGTCCCTAAGTTGCACACTCGACTGGAGAGACTACGAAGATTACAATTCGGATTACAACATCTATGCGAGGCTGCTACAGCAGTCGCTCAAGCAGAGGATTGTGCAATCCGTTTGGGTTAAattgctcctcctttttttgaacgCCATTTTTAAGCACTACGTTTTGCGGGTAGGC includes:
- a CDS encoding hypothetical protein, conserved (encoded by transcript PVX_116650A); this translates as MASQFDEEIKRFFPFPPYKIQLDFMKTLYNVLTKSNLPFGEEVRPVYEIIQRNESLQKMVVEEAGGGLEFFNGQVCAGSSEVGEEDGDPPQDHIICEMKTGSGKSLSLLTPLVYWLLKHKFDFFLLREDTHLRKEEPEWVKESVTENLLRKFARAQRVQQKRKEADLAVLNRYLSITDDKITLKENLRVERKKAPVEARKPGEERFDPEGEEETLSDCSVEGPSKKQIFICSRTQSQLNQYFSELKKIEERVGRELPINMVILGSRKHLCVNEPFLKKHRSVHELNDCCRNSDCRYKQTFKENMLRRRQRRERRRNKICYDSSSSSGSSGGGSGGSGGGAVDNYSLVSKLISCKNLTISQVKDICVSDQIEVCPYYLSRENIKSADIVLLPYVCILNEHVRKGLKISIKNNIVIFDEAQNIIDSINDSNSVAIHYGDILFCKLILEQYSKRFQEVLTNSNLVSIKQVAIYCDLLLSSFRDVKESLVKVTKYILTSKLDALNLNEISNLLSNSIFCRRIKIFAESYLRKHLPQHGRGAPATVNTSAIYLLGDYTSKMMRANRYDYVFLHRGGGAEEGEPPTGGASRAAPNKRGGFPAEGAPHMGRAKRVRKEAPGKLHQEVAAAEGDPHRRATSRTSQDSHAADPMNPLMEDLLTRRTPQMWHRIEIVSVSSCSNFGKVTNDCSNVILIGGTLQPIEEFLLLFMHRKERNNSAKLFLSDYIFKQSNVFCRVVSRNLVTYEPVDNTFKRRSEKTHLLNLAIQIHLLTLHVRFGNIVFFSSHKFLREFFTFLQNEGQYVLTEMRKRKNIFFEEKDGERDVLRDYMQGIQRVRDQGGEKKKKKEKEKKEKKEKKEKENDDAPLKNGCILFCVMNAKLSEGINFYDDFCRNVLLVGIPFFKHERGGGSASAGDLPLDRNSLRLDYYRAFSADVAPSSPRLERLVGDMCRTYELKFAMKIVNQCIGRSLRHVDDYSSFFFLDHRFANKDFSDLFPSFIGAHLAATKGGDSSQQDQRGGGTFLQEKAKLTEVFEDFRRHYSRAFPDIPFAQHDEGHWGSFARDVFLLREFHEGRRAAGLKRKAHTSWALKGGEVSRLGSSAAQLLHKVSHRSKGNKKNGGRCQDEKKKKKKKKKKKKQKKAKKTKKNKAKKTKHNKATQTKAKQRNARNANQSSRLTCTDFNPSSAPLATRT